In one window of Streptomyces sp. NBC_01224 DNA:
- a CDS encoding carbohydrate ABC transporter permease, giving the protein MQHGKYRFIVGFLVVPLALYAVFVIWPFIQSIYYSFTDWTGLSPDFKMVGFDNYTRMLKDDVFWKSLQHSVLLVLLLPLVTLGLALFFAFMLNVGGRRRKNAAVSGVRGSSFYKIAYFFPQVLSIVIVALLFQFAFNPVSGMLNSTLKGIGLGSIQPDWLGDPSLALVCVMSVLVWSTVGFFVVLFSAGMASIPKDFYEAALLDGANRFTTFFRITLPLLWDTVQSGWVYMGILALGVEAFTAVQVMTVGPGGPDYSTTVLPLYVYQTAFRDGQAGYATTIGVGLLIVTMAFAAVVMRLGRRERLEF; this is encoded by the coding sequence ATGCAGCATGGCAAGTACCGTTTCATCGTGGGGTTCTTGGTGGTCCCACTGGCGTTGTACGCGGTCTTCGTCATTTGGCCGTTCATCCAGTCCATTTACTACTCGTTCACGGACTGGACCGGCCTGAGCCCGGACTTCAAGATGGTCGGGTTCGACAACTACACGAGGATGCTGAAGGACGACGTCTTCTGGAAGTCGTTGCAGCACAGCGTGTTGCTCGTACTGCTGCTGCCGCTGGTGACGCTGGGCCTGGCGCTGTTCTTCGCCTTCATGCTCAATGTCGGAGGCCGGCGGCGCAAGAATGCCGCGGTCTCCGGCGTGCGGGGCTCGTCCTTCTACAAGATCGCTTATTTCTTCCCGCAGGTGCTCTCGATCGTCATCGTCGCCCTGCTCTTCCAGTTCGCCTTCAACCCCGTCAGCGGGATGCTGAATTCGACACTGAAGGGAATCGGTCTGGGCTCCATCCAGCCGGACTGGCTGGGCGATCCGAGTCTCGCGCTGGTCTGCGTCATGTCGGTGCTGGTCTGGTCGACGGTCGGATTCTTCGTCGTCCTCTTCTCGGCCGGCATGGCGTCCATCCCGAAGGACTTCTACGAGGCGGCGCTCCTCGACGGGGCCAACCGCTTCACCACGTTCTTCCGGATCACGCTTCCGCTGCTCTGGGACACGGTGCAGTCGGGCTGGGTCTACATGGGGATCCTGGCCCTCGGCGTGGAGGCGTTCACCGCCGTACAGGTCATGACCGTGGGCCCCGGTGGTCCCGACTACTCGACCACGGTCCTTCCGCTGTACGTGTACCAGACGGCCTTCCGTGACGGGCAGGCCGGATACGCGACAACGATCGGTGTCGGACTGCTCATCGTCACCATGGCCTTCGCCGCCGTGGTGATGCGACTGGGCCGGCGCGAGCGGCTGGAGTTCTGA
- the ngcE gene encoding N-acetylglucosamine/diacetylchitobiose ABC transporter substrate-binding protein, which yields MGSTSAHKNEGLGRRDVIKRSAALGLISVPTMSFLSACASSDSGSDKKVEKGKTSKTNPLGVNETAPLEVVIFDGGFGQQYALDAEKKYNAAFPKAPKVKHAATQKIQSQLQPRFNGGTPPDLIDNSGAEQMDMGVLVGKKQLLDLTPLMDAPSIDDPTKKVRDTLRPGVLEMGQFDGDPVWIMYYAYTVYGVWYSQTALDNLDAQYPENWDDMLALCAKAKKKGIAGWTYPGKYPYYLPFSLYPFIAKIGGRGVLDKIDNLEPNAWMDPAVKAAFEAYYELYQKGYILKGTPGLTHIQSQTEWTKGKALFIPNGSWVENEAAPTTPKDFKMMVAPPSGLDSSDKMPFGTIWASGGEPFIVPAKAKNPEGGMEQLRIMLSEESSKNFTKQVKSLSAFNGGTDGLTLSTAMQAGVDSLKKAGDNVVNPRLQDWYVKLQKEQIGVAGIGEMMAGRATPAETLKKIQAFADAAAKDQSIKHYKHQ from the coding sequence ATGGGATCCACCTCCGCCCACAAGAATGAGGGCCTTGGCCGTCGCGATGTGATCAAGCGATCTGCCGCACTCGGCCTGATCAGCGTGCCGACGATGAGCTTCCTGTCGGCGTGTGCGAGCAGTGACAGCGGCAGCGACAAGAAGGTCGAGAAGGGCAAGACCAGCAAGACGAACCCGCTCGGCGTCAACGAGACGGCTCCCCTAGAGGTAGTCATCTTCGACGGTGGTTTCGGCCAGCAGTACGCCCTCGACGCGGAGAAGAAGTACAACGCCGCGTTCCCGAAGGCCCCGAAGGTCAAGCACGCCGCGACCCAGAAGATCCAGTCGCAGCTGCAGCCGCGCTTCAACGGCGGCACCCCGCCGGACCTGATCGACAACTCCGGCGCCGAGCAGATGGACATGGGTGTCCTGGTCGGCAAGAAGCAACTGCTGGACCTGACGCCGCTGATGGACGCCCCGTCCATCGACGACCCGACCAAGAAGGTCCGCGACACGCTGCGCCCGGGTGTCCTGGAGATGGGGCAGTTCGACGGCGACCCCGTCTGGATCATGTACTACGCGTACACCGTGTACGGCGTCTGGTACTCGCAGACCGCGCTCGACAACCTCGACGCGCAGTACCCCGAGAACTGGGACGACATGCTCGCCCTCTGCGCGAAGGCGAAGAAGAAGGGCATCGCCGGCTGGACGTACCCCGGCAAGTACCCGTACTACCTGCCGTTCTCGCTCTACCCGTTCATCGCCAAGATCGGTGGCCGGGGGGTTCTCGACAAGATCGACAACCTGGAGCCGAACGCCTGGATGGACCCCGCGGTGAAGGCGGCGTTCGAGGCGTACTACGAGCTCTACCAGAAGGGCTACATCCTCAAGGGCACCCCCGGCCTGACCCACATCCAGTCGCAGACCGAGTGGACCAAGGGCAAGGCGCTGTTCATCCCGAACGGCTCGTGGGTGGAGAACGAGGCGGCGCCGACCACGCCCAAGGACTTCAAGATGATGGTCGCGCCGCCGTCCGGCCTCGACTCGTCCGACAAGATGCCGTTCGGCACCATCTGGGCGTCCGGCGGCGAGCCGTTCATCGTCCCGGCCAAGGCGAAGAACCCCGAGGGCGGCATGGAGCAGCTGCGCATCATGCTCTCCGAGGAGTCGTCGAAGAACTTCACCAAGCAGGTCAAGTCGCTCAGCGCCTTCAACGGCGGCACCGACGGTCTGACCCTGTCGACCGCCATGCAGGCCGGTGTCGACTCGCTGAAGAAGGCCGGCGACAACGTGGTGAACCCGCGGCTGCAGGACTGGTACGTGAAGCTCCAGAAGGAGCAGATCGGCGTCGCCGGTATCGGCGAGATGATGGCCGGTCGCGCGACCCCGGCCGAGACCCTCAAGAAGATCCAGGCTTTCGCGGACGCGGCGGCCAAGGATCAGTCCATCAAGCACTACAAGCACCAGTGA
- a CDS encoding GH92 family glycosyl hydrolase translates to MQPRHGSRNRQSRTAALIAASLVLVVTAPTAAAAQSAGTGEKGQSPLGERTFSSSFESDEKQPDWRNTVEEGPDGKKRSSGVDGGFSAGIPGNVTDKVTDVRASGENTGGGEVKENLIDGESGTKWLSFEPTAWVEFDLTEPVKVVTYALTSANDHDERDPKDWTLQGSADGKDWKDLDSRTGQTFTERFQTKSYDFTSDTAYQHYRLQITKNNGASDATQLADVQFSDGSTPVPAPDSMRSQIDRGPSGSPTAKAGAGFTGKKALRYAGTHKADGRAYSYNKIFDVSTAVTRDTSLSYLIYPQMGETDLSYPATHVSVDLAFTDGTYLSDLRATDSNGGLLTPQGQADAKRLYVNQWNKVDSTIGSVAAGKTVDRILVAYDSPKGPAKFQGWIDDIKIAPKAPEKRRSHLSDYASTVRGTNSSGSFSRGNNFPATALPNGFNFWTPVTNAGSTSWLYDYARGNNDDNLPTLQAFSASHEPSPWMGDRQTFQLMPSAVAGTPDASRKARALPFHHENETAKPHYYGVTFDNGLKAEMTPSDHAARMRFTYPGDDASIVFDNVSNDGGLTLDPKSSSFTGFSDVKSGGSTGATRLFVYGVFDAPVTASGKLSGGGGDDVTGYLRFDAGKDRTVDLRLATSLISIDQAKQNLAAEIPASRSFGRVEDRAQQAWDDILGKVEVEGATADQLTTLYSSLYRLYLYPNSGFEKVGGKDKYASPFSPQVGSDTPTHTGAKIVDGKVYVNNGFWDTYRTTWPAYSLLTPDKAGEMVDGFVQQYKDGGWISRWSSPGYSDLMTGTSSDVAFADAYVKGVKFDAEAAYDAALKNATVVPPSSGVGRKGMETSPFVGYANTSTHEGLSWSLEGYLNDYGIAQMGRALYKKTKRERYKEESEYFLNRARNYVDLFDGKAGFFQGKDAKGDWRLPSDRYDPRVWGYDYTETNGWGYAFTAPQDSRGLANLYGGRDGLAKKLDTYFSTPETAGPEFVGSYGGVIHEMTEARDVRMGMYGHSNQVAHHVTYMYDAASQPWKTQEKVREVLSRLYTGSEIGQGYHGDEDNGEQSAWYLFSSLGFYPLVMGSGEYAIGSPLFTKTTVHLENGHDLVVRAPKNSAKNIYVQGLKVNGKKWKSTSLPHDLLAKGGVLDFDMGAEPSSWGTGKDAAPTSITTDDKVASPKADVLKGEGALFDNTSATSASVTSVDLPVPSATNAVQYTLTSSAADKAPTGWVLQGSSDGTTWKDLDKRSAQSFAWDKQTRVFSVSTPGLYAHYRLVFAGEGRLAELELLS, encoded by the coding sequence ATGCAGCCCCGACATGGTTCTCGCAATAGACAAAGCCGTACGGCCGCGCTGATCGCGGCTTCACTGGTTCTGGTCGTGACAGCCCCCACCGCGGCCGCCGCTCAGTCGGCAGGGACAGGCGAAAAGGGCCAAAGCCCCTTGGGGGAACGGACATTCAGTTCGTCCTTCGAATCGGACGAAAAGCAGCCGGACTGGCGTAACACCGTCGAAGAAGGTCCTGACGGAAAGAAGCGGTCATCGGGTGTCGATGGCGGCTTCTCCGCCGGAATACCGGGCAATGTGACCGACAAGGTGACAGACGTCCGCGCCAGCGGCGAGAACACCGGCGGCGGGGAGGTGAAGGAGAACCTGATCGACGGGGAGTCCGGCACCAAGTGGCTGTCCTTCGAGCCCACCGCCTGGGTCGAGTTCGATCTCACCGAACCGGTGAAGGTCGTGACATACGCGCTGACGTCGGCCAATGATCACGACGAGCGCGATCCGAAGGACTGGACCCTGCAGGGCTCCGCCGACGGCAAGGACTGGAAGGACCTCGACTCCCGGACCGGCCAGACGTTCACCGAGCGGTTCCAGACGAAGTCGTACGATTTCACATCCGACACGGCATACCAGCACTACCGTCTGCAGATCACGAAGAACAACGGCGCCTCCGACGCGACCCAGCTCGCCGACGTCCAGTTCTCCGACGGCAGCACCCCGGTCCCGGCGCCCGACTCGATGCGCAGCCAGATCGACCGCGGCCCGTCCGGCTCCCCCACCGCCAAGGCGGGCGCCGGCTTCACGGGCAAGAAGGCCCTGCGGTACGCCGGTACGCACAAGGCGGACGGCCGGGCCTACTCGTACAACAAGATCTTCGATGTGAGCACGGCTGTCACCCGCGACACCTCACTCTCCTATCTGATCTACCCCCAGATGGGCGAGACGGACCTCTCCTACCCGGCGACGCATGTCTCGGTGGACCTGGCGTTCACGGACGGCACGTATCTGAGCGATCTGCGGGCCACCGACAGCAACGGCGGCCTGCTGACCCCGCAGGGCCAGGCCGATGCCAAGCGGCTGTACGTCAACCAGTGGAACAAGGTCGACTCGACGATCGGCTCGGTCGCGGCGGGCAAGACCGTCGACCGGATTCTGGTGGCGTACGACTCCCCCAAGGGCCCGGCGAAGTTCCAGGGCTGGATCGACGACATCAAGATCGCCCCGAAGGCACCCGAGAAGCGCCGCTCGCACCTCTCCGACTACGCGTCGACGGTCCGCGGCACCAACTCCAGCGGTTCCTTCTCGCGCGGCAACAACTTCCCCGCCACCGCGCTCCCGAACGGCTTCAACTTCTGGACGCCGGTCACCAACGCCGGATCGACCAGTTGGCTGTACGACTACGCGCGCGGCAACAACGACGACAACCTGCCCACGCTCCAGGCCTTCAGCGCCAGCCATGAGCCGAGCCCGTGGATGGGCGACCGGCAGACCTTCCAGCTGATGCCGTCGGCGGTCGCCGGCACCCCGGACGCCTCCCGCAAGGCGCGGGCCCTGCCGTTCCACCACGAGAACGAGACGGCGAAGCCGCACTACTACGGTGTGACATTCGACAACGGCCTCAAGGCCGAGATGACACCGTCCGACCACGCCGCCCGGATGCGGTTCACCTACCCGGGTGACGACGCGAGCATCGTCTTCGACAACGTCTCCAACGACGGCGGGCTCACCCTCGACCCGAAGAGCAGCTCCTTCACCGGCTTCTCCGATGTGAAAAGCGGCGGCTCGACCGGCGCCACCCGCCTCTTCGTCTACGGCGTCTTCGACGCGCCGGTCACCGCGAGCGGCAAGCTGTCCGGCGGTGGTGGCGACGATGTCACGGGCTACCTCCGCTTCGACGCGGGCAAGGACCGCACGGTCGACCTGCGACTGGCGACCTCACTGATCAGCATCGATCAGGCGAAGCAGAACCTCGCCGCCGAGATCCCCGCCTCCCGTTCCTTCGGCCGGGTGGAGGACCGGGCGCAGCAGGCCTGGGACGACATCCTGGGCAAGGTGGAGGTCGAGGGCGCAACGGCCGACCAGCTGACCACGCTGTACTCCAGCCTGTACCGGCTGTATCTGTACCCGAACTCGGGCTTCGAGAAGGTCGGCGGCAAGGACAAGTACGCCAGCCCCTTCTCACCGCAGGTCGGCTCCGACACCCCGACCCATACGGGCGCGAAGATCGTCGACGGCAAGGTGTACGTCAACAACGGCTTCTGGGACACCTACCGGACGACGTGGCCCGCGTACTCCCTCCTCACGCCGGACAAGGCCGGCGAGATGGTGGACGGCTTCGTCCAGCAGTACAAGGACGGCGGCTGGATCTCCCGCTGGTCGTCCCCCGGCTACTCCGATCTGATGACCGGCACCTCTTCGGATGTCGCGTTCGCGGACGCCTATGTCAAGGGCGTGAAGTTCGACGCCGAGGCGGCGTACGACGCGGCTCTGAAGAACGCCACCGTGGTCCCGCCGTCCTCGGGCGTCGGCCGCAAGGGCATGGAGACGTCCCCGTTCGTCGGCTACGCGAACACCTCCACGCACGAGGGCCTGTCCTGGTCGCTGGAGGGCTACCTCAACGACTACGGCATCGCGCAGATGGGCCGGGCACTCTACAAGAAGACGAAGAGGGAGCGGTACAAGGAGGAGTCCGAGTACTTCCTGAACCGCGCCCGCAACTACGTCGACCTCTTCGACGGCAAGGCCGGCTTCTTCCAGGGCAAGGACGCCAAGGGCGACTGGCGGCTCCCGTCGGACCGGTACGACCCGCGGGTCTGGGGCTACGACTACACGGAGACGAACGGCTGGGGCTACGCCTTCACGGCCCCGCAGGACAGCCGGGGCCTGGCGAACCTGTACGGCGGCCGTGACGGCCTGGCCAAGAAGCTCGACACGTACTTCTCCACACCGGAGACGGCCGGGCCCGAGTTCGTCGGCTCGTACGGCGGTGTCATCCACGAGATGACCGAGGCTCGTGACGTACGGATGGGCATGTACGGCCACAGCAACCAGGTCGCGCACCATGTCACCTATATGTACGACGCGGCCTCGCAGCCCTGGAAGACGCAGGAGAAGGTCCGCGAGGTCCTGAGCCGCCTCTACACGGGCAGCGAGATCGGCCAGGGTTACCACGGCGACGAGGACAACGGCGAGCAGTCGGCCTGGTACCTCTTCTCCTCGCTCGGCTTCTACCCGCTCGTCATGGGCAGTGGCGAGTACGCGATCGGCTCCCCGCTCTTCACGAAGACCACGGTCCATCTGGAGAACGGCCACGACCTGGTCGTCAGGGCGCCGAAGAACAGCGCGAAGAACATCTATGTGCAGGGCCTGAAGGTCAACGGCAAGAAGTGGAAATCGACTTCACTGCCGCACGACCTGCTGGCCAAGGGCGGTGTGCTGGACTTCGACATGGGTGCCGAGCCGTCGTCGTGGGGCACCGGCAAGGACGCGGCGCCGACCTCGATCACCACGGACGACAAGGTGGCATCGCCGAAGGCAGACGTACTGAAGGGCGAGGGCGCCCTGTTCGACAACACATCGGCCACCTCGGCGTCGGTCACCTCGGTGGACCTGCCGGTGCCCTCGGCCACGAACGCGGTCCAGTACACGCTGACATCGAGCGCGGCGGACAAGGCCCCGACCGGGTGGGTCCTGCAGGGCTCGTCGGACGGCACGACGTGGAAGGACCTCGACAAGCGGTCGGCCCAGTCGTTCGCCTGGGACAAGCAGACGAGGGTGTTCTCGGTGAGCACGCCGGGCTTGTACGCGCACTACCGCCTGGTGTTCGCCGGTGAAGGGAGGCTCGCGGAGCTGGAGTTGCTCTCCTGA